In one window of Halomarina pelagica DNA:
- a CDS encoding ZIP family metal transporter: MAVEGVVAALAAASPLVQGLVGGTVIALFNAFGALLVLVWRDPSERALDGALGFAAGVMLAASFTSLLLPGIDFASRPAYRALSIGGVALDGIVPVLVGFVLGALLLDRADDWVPHVHVVVTGDTRRDPGRGNPRTASVLLFIVAITLHNMPEGLAVGVGFGSGNVGDALALMLAIGVQNVPEGLAVSVAAINAGFGRYFYAAVAGVRAGLVEIPLAVFGALAVTVAAPALPYAMGFAAGGMLFVISDEIVPETHSRGHERVATLGTMLGVVVMLSLDVALAP; encoded by the coding sequence ATGGCGGTAGAGGGCGTCGTGGCGGCGCTCGCGGCGGCGAGCCCGCTAGTGCAGGGGCTGGTCGGCGGGACGGTCATCGCGCTGTTCAACGCCTTCGGCGCGCTGCTCGTGCTTGTCTGGCGCGACCCCTCGGAGCGCGCGCTCGACGGCGCGCTGGGGTTCGCCGCCGGCGTGATGCTCGCCGCGTCGTTCACCAGCCTCCTCCTGCCGGGTATCGACTTCGCCTCGCGGCCGGCGTACCGCGCGCTCTCGATCGGCGGCGTCGCGCTGGACGGGATCGTCCCGGTGCTCGTCGGCTTCGTCCTCGGCGCGCTCCTGCTCGACCGGGCGGACGACTGGGTGCCGCACGTCCACGTCGTCGTCACGGGCGACACCCGCCGGGACCCCGGACGCGGGAACCCGCGCACCGCGTCCGTCCTGCTGTTCATCGTCGCGATCACGCTCCACAACATGCCCGAGGGGCTGGCCGTCGGCGTCGGGTTCGGATCGGGGAACGTCGGCGACGCGCTCGCGCTGATGCTCGCCATCGGCGTCCAGAACGTCCCCGAGGGCCTCGCCGTCTCCGTCGCCGCGATCAACGCCGGCTTCGGGCGCTACTTCTACGCCGCCGTCGCGGGCGTCCGGGCGGGGCTCGTCGAGATCCCGCTCGCCGTCTTCGGGGCGCTGGCCGTGACCGTCGCGGCCCCGGCGCTCCCCTACGCGATGGGCTTCGCCGCCGGCGGGATGCTGTTCGTCATCAGCGACGAGATCGTCCCCGAGACGCACTCGCGGGGCCACGAGCGCGTCGCGACCCTGGGGACGATGCTCGGCGTCGTCGTGATGCTCTCGCTCGACGTGGCGCTCGCCCCGTAG
- a CDS encoding polysaccharide deacetylase family protein, which yields MSPDRRRTTRRAFLATGALALGSGCTGLVDTESTRPSRTNGSDRTPGGGGGSETGTDAEAETETPDSRAVSPPYLGRYFSGGRLVDDMSDLSRWSGEGTIVADPDVRFGASQSLRYEGRHQMVLIGDYADDPIDLSDAALSFASYFERPANSQPTFTLTAYAPDDDNWVEFGYPYIANKDLRWQRFDLAPTRTKGSPDLSNVTKLVFMMYAGNHRPIRLWLDDLRAHPKPDRGKLIFRFDDSHRHHYTDYFTTLQEYGYPAVEAVVKREIGRRTRLTVPHLHEMQDAGWDLCNHTTAHQNVTEFSEAEFRANIEEMNAFFDDIGITRGTNFLVRPYGAYDGTSITVADEHFDLAFGGSSPTNYALTNPLQVGADDVHGDLESAKELVDLAVEHRSLSIPLFHRFEGSKFEKLVEYVHRRERAGELDVITASDLWEHLQTVDRW from the coding sequence ATGTCACCCGACAGGCGGCGGACGACCCGTCGCGCGTTCCTCGCGACGGGCGCGCTCGCGCTGGGATCCGGCTGTACCGGCCTCGTGGACACCGAGTCGACGCGACCGAGTCGGACGAACGGTTCCGATCGGACGCCGGGGGGAGGTGGGGGTTCCGAGACGGGGACGGACGCCGAGGCGGAGACGGAGACGCCCGACTCGAGGGCGGTCAGTCCGCCGTACCTCGGTCGGTACTTCTCCGGCGGGCGACTCGTGGACGACATGAGCGACCTCTCGCGCTGGTCCGGCGAGGGGACGATCGTCGCCGACCCGGACGTTCGCTTCGGCGCGTCCCAATCGCTCCGGTACGAGGGACGCCACCAGATGGTCCTGATCGGCGACTACGCCGACGACCCGATCGACCTCTCGGATGCGGCTCTGTCGTTCGCCTCGTACTTCGAGCGCCCCGCGAACTCCCAGCCGACGTTCACGCTCACCGCGTACGCGCCGGACGACGACAACTGGGTCGAGTTCGGGTACCCCTACATCGCGAACAAGGACCTCCGCTGGCAGCGGTTCGACCTCGCGCCGACGCGGACGAAGGGGTCGCCGGACCTCTCGAACGTCACGAAGCTCGTGTTCATGATGTACGCGGGGAACCACCGCCCGATCCGCCTCTGGCTCGACGACCTCCGCGCGCACCCGAAGCCCGACCGCGGGAAGCTGATCTTCCGGTTCGACGACAGCCACCGCCACCACTACACGGACTACTTCACGACGCTCCAGGAGTACGGCTATCCGGCCGTCGAGGCGGTCGTCAAGCGGGAGATCGGACGCAGGACGCGGCTCACGGTCCCGCACCTCCACGAGATGCAGGACGCCGGGTGGGACCTCTGCAACCACACGACCGCACACCAGAACGTCACGGAGTTCTCCGAGGCGGAGTTCCGGGCGAACATCGAGGAGATGAACGCGTTCTTCGACGACATCGGGATCACGCGGGGGACGAACTTCCTCGTCCGACCGTACGGAGCCTACGACGGGACGTCGATCACGGTCGCCGACGAGCACTTCGACCTCGCGTTCGGCGGGAGTTCGCCGACGAACTACGCGCTCACCAACCCGTTACAGGTCGGGGCCGACGACGTCCACGGCGACCTGGAGAGCGCGAAGGAACTGGTCGACCTCGCGGTGGAGCACCGCTCGCTGTCGATCCCCCTCTTTCACCGCTTCGAGGGGTCGAAGTTCGAGAAGCTGGTCGAGTACGTCCACCGGCGGGAGCGGGCCGGCGAACTCGACGTGATCACCGCGAGCGACCTCTGGGAGCACCTCCAGACGGTCGATCGCTGGTGA
- a CDS encoding preprotein translocase subunit SecD: protein MSRLRDNWRILLLVVILVASSVALFAPRGSGGAAAASDGNATAAAATGGGPTNLDYGLELAGGTRLRAPLVGLTAEGVNVDPQEQRSAQREIASNLGVSQIDVQVSANPNASGGGTVEVFAENVTKAEFARALQKAGYDVPKSDIRDGVTRQTMETAAEVLDRKIQGSAGFAGGGASVVTSADGESFILVEAPGVNRSQLVDLIGDRGRVEIVAVFPAQGNATGGGNGTNATNGTDYRRVSLLTQNDLADVQPVTRDQQGRPVVPVALEQQAARNFSNAMQQFGFTGPGVANCRYEQSPNDPGYCLLTVVDGEVVYSAAMGPSLASSIEQGEFVTTPSFQTSARNISEAQELRLNLEAGALPARLDIDSGTTYFLQPSLADRFKTFSLVTGLIAWVAVAGVVAYRYRKPSVAAPLILTAAAEVYILLGFAAAVGLALDLSHIAGFIAVIGTGVDDLVIIADEILQQGDVRTGKVFRSRFRRAFWVIGAAAATTIVAMSPLAVLSLGDLQGFAIVTIVGVLIGVLITRPAYGDVLRNLVLGE, encoded by the coding sequence ATGAGTCGCCTCCGCGACAACTGGCGGATCCTCCTGCTGGTCGTCATCCTCGTCGCCAGCAGCGTGGCCCTGTTCGCGCCGCGGGGGAGCGGCGGTGCCGCGGCCGCGAGCGACGGGAACGCCACGGCCGCCGCCGCGACCGGCGGGGGACCGACCAACCTCGACTACGGCCTCGAACTCGCCGGCGGGACGCGGCTTCGCGCGCCGCTCGTCGGGCTGACCGCCGAGGGCGTGAACGTCGACCCGCAGGAGCAACGGAGCGCGCAGCGCGAGATCGCCTCGAACCTCGGCGTCTCCCAGATCGACGTGCAGGTGAGCGCGAACCCCAACGCCAGCGGGGGCGGCACCGTCGAGGTGTTCGCCGAGAACGTCACGAAGGCGGAGTTCGCGCGGGCGCTCCAGAAAGCGGGGTACGACGTGCCGAAGAGCGACATCAGAGACGGCGTCACCCGGCAGACGATGGAGACGGCGGCGGAGGTGCTCGACCGGAAGATACAGGGGTCCGCCGGCTTCGCCGGCGGCGGGGCGAGCGTCGTCACGTCCGCCGACGGGGAGTCGTTCATCCTCGTGGAGGCACCGGGCGTGAACCGCTCGCAGCTCGTCGACCTCATCGGCGACCGCGGGCGCGTCGAGATCGTGGCCGTGTTCCCCGCGCAGGGGAACGCCACGGGCGGCGGGAACGGCACGAACGCCACGAACGGGACCGACTACCGCCGCGTCTCGCTGCTCACGCAGAACGACCTCGCGGACGTGCAACCCGTCACGCGCGACCAGCAGGGGCGACCGGTCGTCCCGGTGGCGCTCGAACAGCAGGCCGCCCGGAACTTCTCGAACGCGATGCAGCAGTTCGGGTTCACGGGGCCGGGCGTCGCGAACTGCCGGTACGAGCAGAGCCCGAACGATCCGGGGTACTGCCTGCTGACGGTCGTCGACGGCGAGGTCGTCTACTCCGCCGCCATGGGCCCGAGCCTCGCCTCGAGCATCGAGCAGGGCGAGTTCGTGACCACTCCGTCGTTCCAGACGAGCGCGCGGAACATATCCGAGGCGCAGGAACTCCGACTGAACCTCGAGGCGGGGGCGCTCCCGGCCCGCCTCGACATCGACTCGGGGACGACGTACTTCCTCCAGCCGAGCCTCGCCGATCGGTTCAAGACGTTCTCGCTGGTGACGGGGCTCATCGCGTGGGTCGCCGTCGCGGGCGTCGTGGCCTACCGCTATCGCAAGCCGAGCGTCGCCGCCCCGCTCATCCTGACGGCCGCCGCCGAGGTGTACATCCTCCTCGGCTTCGCCGCCGCGGTCGGCCTGGCGCTCGACCTCTCGCACATCGCCGGGTTCATCGCCGTCATCGGGACGGGGGTGGACGACCTCGTCATCATCGCCGACGAGATCCTCCAGCAGGGGGACGTGCGCACGGGCAAGGTGTTCCGCTCGCGCTTCCGGCGGGCGTTCTGGGTCATCGGCGCGGCCGCCGCGACCACCATCGTCGCCATGTCGCCGCTCGCGGTGCTCTCGCTCGGCGACCTCCAGGGGTTCGCCATCGTCACCATCGTCGGCGTCCTCATCGGCGTGCTGATCACGCGACCGGCGTACGGCGACGTGCTCCGAAACCTGGTGCTGGGTGAGTAA
- a CDS encoding DUF1328 domain-containing protein: MTLSAALLPLQFSGEFLYWALIFFVLAIVAGLAGFRGVAGLSMEIARILVLVFLVLAVIALIL, encoded by the coding sequence ATGACGCTCTCGGCCGCCCTCCTGCCGCTCCAGTTCAGCGGCGAGTTCCTCTACTGGGCGCTGATCTTCTTCGTGCTGGCGATCGTCGCCGGACTGGCGGGGTTCAGGGGCGTCGCGGGACTCTCGATGGAGATCGCGCGGATCCTCGTCCTCGTGTTCCTCGTGCTGGCGGTCATCGCACTGATACTGTGA
- a CDS encoding helix-turn-helix transcriptional regulator: MSVDVGTPEGTDARELVHFVTQRTRFALVNNILQHPEQLPSMYELEQMNPSVSDATVYKHIQKLIDAGIVRGVALPDDERRQGYPWKFYGLTDEGRTFLEDHNLLGAEETLQRIYETIADKPEKMIKYENAPRPAVE; this comes from the coding sequence ATGAGCGTCGACGTAGGAACGCCCGAAGGCACGGACGCCCGCGAACTCGTTCACTTCGTGACCCAGCGGACGCGGTTCGCGCTGGTCAACAACATCCTCCAGCACCCCGAACAGCTCCCGTCGATGTACGAACTCGAGCAGATGAATCCGAGCGTGAGCGACGCGACGGTCTACAAGCACATTCAGAAGCTGATCGACGCCGGCATCGTCAGAGGGGTCGCGCTCCCGGACGACGAGCGCCGTCAGGGGTATCCGTGGAAGTTTTACGGGCTAACCGACGAGGGCCGGACGTTCCTCGAGGATCACAACCTCCTGGGGGCCGAGGAGACGCTCCAGCGCATCTACGAGACGATCGCCGACAAGCCCGAGAAGATGATCAAGTACGAGAACGCTCCCCGACCTGCTGTCGAATAG
- a CDS encoding DUF389 domain-containing protein, producing MRQMEVLVPTDQREAAERVFEEMGVKHVIVEAVERDGVVFHVPVPTGAVEVVFERLEEAGLDPGAHTVVTSAETIVGANVDGLTEEYVEGPQGQFGVSHSELRARAQDLWPNRPTYVVLSALSAIVAAAGLLLDSSIVIVGAMVIAPFAGSTLSGAVGIVIRDRKMVADSVGSQALGLSVAILTSTVVSVGLARLGFVPRSLQVSQLEQVAFFLTPSLLALAIAVCAGAAGALALATDLPVAIAGVAVAAAIVPSAATVGLGVVWGDALMSVGALVLLLMNIVFINVTAYATLLALGYHSSVVSGAWGDLGFDLRSAAYVVAVTSFVVIGVVTAGATYQHITYEHAVANEVAGTVDEGQYRQLQLLGISTQYNDVGLFERPETVTVTFGRTSEREYTNLAATIQRRILERTNQSVEVRVRFIDYEVAPPNERRSGRGRAPRLAGRPPLTVSVR from the coding sequence ATGCGACAGATGGAGGTGCTGGTGCCGACGGACCAGCGCGAGGCGGCGGAGCGGGTGTTCGAGGAGATGGGGGTGAAACACGTGATCGTCGAGGCCGTCGAACGCGACGGCGTCGTGTTCCACGTCCCCGTGCCGACGGGGGCGGTCGAGGTGGTGTTCGAACGCCTCGAGGAGGCGGGCCTCGACCCGGGCGCGCACACGGTCGTCACGTCCGCCGAGACGATCGTCGGGGCGAACGTGGACGGCCTGACCGAGGAGTACGTCGAGGGACCGCAGGGACAGTTCGGGGTCTCTCACTCGGAACTGCGAGCGCGGGCGCAGGACCTCTGGCCGAACCGGCCGACCTACGTCGTGCTCTCGGCGCTGTCGGCGATCGTCGCCGCCGCGGGGCTGCTGCTCGACTCCTCCATCGTCATCGTCGGCGCGATGGTGATCGCGCCGTTCGCGGGATCGACCCTCTCGGGGGCGGTCGGCATCGTCATCCGGGACCGGAAGATGGTCGCCGACAGCGTCGGGTCGCAGGCGCTCGGTCTCTCCGTCGCGATCCTGACCTCGACGGTCGTCAGCGTGGGGCTCGCCCGGCTGGGGTTCGTCCCGCGGTCGCTGCAGGTCTCGCAGCTCGAACAGGTGGCGTTCTTCCTCACGCCGAGCCTGCTCGCGCTCGCCATCGCCGTCTGCGCGGGCGCGGCGGGCGCGCTGGCGCTGGCGACGGACCTCCCGGTCGCCATCGCCGGGGTCGCCGTCGCGGCGGCCATCGTCCCGTCGGCCGCGACGGTCGGCCTCGGCGTGGTGTGGGGCGACGCGCTGATGTCGGTCGGCGCGCTCGTCCTCCTCCTGATGAACATCGTGTTCATCAACGTGACCGCCTACGCGACGCTGCTCGCGCTGGGATACCACTCGTCGGTCGTGAGCGGCGCGTGGGGCGACCTCGGGTTCGACCTCCGGAGCGCGGCGTACGTCGTCGCGGTGACGTCGTTCGTCGTCATCGGGGTGGTCACGGCCGGGGCGACCTACCAGCACATCACCTACGAGCACGCCGTGGCCAACGAGGTCGCTGGGACCGTCGACGAGGGCCAGTACCGCCAGCTCCAGCTCCTCGGGATCAGCACGCAGTACAACGACGTCGGGCTGTTCGAGCGCCCGGAGACGGTGACGGTCACCTTCGGGCGCACGAGCGAACGGGAGTATACGAACCTCGCGGCGACCATCCAGCGGCGGATCCTCGAACGGACGAACCAGTCGGTCGAGGTCCGCGTTCGGTTCATCGACTACGAGGTCGCCCCGCCGAACGAGCGGCGATCCGGGAGGGGGCGCGCGCCGCGCCTCGCCGGCCGCCCGCCGCTCACAGTATCAGTGCGATGA
- the rnhB gene encoding ribonuclease HII: protein MHFGADEAGKGPVLGPMVAACVVAPASALPDGIDDSKRLAPARRESLAASLRAHADVTVGVARIPVARIDDPGADMNSLTVAAHAEAIADAGVPGRGLSGVVDAGDVDAARFGRRVAAALDAEVEVHPEHRADETHPHVAAASVIAKVERDARVARIAAEYGEVGSGYPSDPITREFLREYVREHGALPACARSSWKTCDDVLAAAEQSSLDAF from the coding sequence ATGCACTTCGGCGCGGACGAGGCCGGCAAGGGACCGGTGCTCGGTCCCATGGTCGCCGCCTGCGTCGTCGCCCCGGCGTCGGCGCTCCCCGACGGGATCGACGACTCGAAGCGCCTCGCGCCCGCGCGCCGGGAATCGCTCGCCGCCTCCCTCCGCGCCCACGCCGACGTGACCGTCGGCGTCGCACGGATCCCGGTCGCGCGCATCGACGACCCCGGCGCGGACATGAACTCGCTCACGGTCGCCGCCCACGCCGAGGCCATCGCCGACGCGGGCGTCCCGGGGCGGGGGCTCTCGGGCGTCGTCGACGCGGGCGACGTGGACGCCGCGCGGTTCGGCCGCCGGGTCGCCGCGGCCCTCGACGCCGAGGTCGAGGTCCACCCCGAGCACCGCGCCGACGAGACCCACCCGCACGTCGCGGCGGCGAGCGTGATCGCCAAGGTAGAGCGCGACGCCCGCGTCGCCCGGATCGCGGCGGAGTACGGCGAGGTGGGGAGCGGCTACCCGAGCGACCCGATCACCCGCGAGTTCCTTCGGGAGTACGTCCGCGAGCACGGGGCGCTCCCGGCGTGCGCCCGCTCGTCGTGGAAGACCTGCGACGACGTGCTGGCGGCGGCCGAGCAGTCGTCGCTCGACGCGTTTTGA
- a CDS encoding tRNA pseudouridine(54/55) synthase Pus10: protein MNVIEVAEGALATGPVCDSCLGRLLADRSFGLTNEKRGDALRVARALAADDPYEAPPVEDCWVCEGECGRFEEYADRALAALDGRDFRTYQVGTRVPPLLEENDRFLREDAGLPADAGEGMNGEFNREVGKRIGAATDAEVDLERPDVLVLIDLATDEIEVQVNSAFVYGRYRKLERDIPQTRWPCSDCGASGLRRGAPCETCGGTGYRYETSVEQLTAPVVLEAMDGSEAVFHGAGREDVDALMLEGGRPFVIEVKEPRRRDVDVERLEREINEFADGRAEVEGLRLATHDMVERVKGLDAAKTYRATVEFSEPVTAADLRAALDELEGTTVDQRTPHRVSHRRADIVRTRTVYEIDGELADERRATVDIRGEGGLYVKELVSGDEGRTEPSLAGLLGVGATVTALDVLSVEGEDEPFERPEFFRDEPVE, encoded by the coding sequence ATGAACGTTATCGAGGTCGCCGAGGGGGCGCTCGCGACGGGTCCCGTCTGTGACTCCTGTCTCGGCCGCCTCCTCGCGGACCGGAGCTTCGGGCTGACCAACGAGAAGCGGGGCGACGCCCTGCGCGTCGCGCGGGCGCTCGCCGCGGACGATCCCTACGAGGCCCCCCCGGTCGAGGATTGCTGGGTCTGCGAGGGCGAGTGCGGCCGCTTCGAGGAGTACGCCGACCGCGCGCTCGCCGCGCTCGACGGCCGGGACTTCCGCACCTACCAGGTGGGGACGCGCGTCCCACCCCTGTTAGAGGAGAACGACCGCTTCCTCCGGGAGGACGCGGGACTCCCCGCCGACGCCGGCGAGGGGATGAACGGCGAGTTCAACCGCGAGGTCGGAAAGCGCATCGGCGCGGCCACCGACGCCGAGGTCGACCTCGAACGCCCGGACGTGCTCGTGCTGATCGACCTCGCGACCGACGAGATCGAGGTGCAGGTGAACTCCGCGTTCGTCTACGGCCGCTACCGGAAGCTCGAACGCGACATCCCCCAGACGCGCTGGCCGTGCTCCGACTGCGGGGCGTCGGGACTGCGCCGCGGGGCACCCTGCGAGACGTGCGGCGGGACGGGCTACCGCTACGAGACGAGCGTCGAGCAACTCACCGCGCCGGTCGTCCTGGAGGCGATGGACGGGAGCGAGGCGGTCTTCCACGGCGCGGGCCGCGAGGACGTCGACGCGCTCATGCTGGAGGGCGGCCGCCCGTTCGTCATCGAGGTGAAGGAGCCGCGTCGGCGCGACGTCGACGTCGAGCGACTCGAACGCGAGATCAACGAGTTCGCCGACGGCCGCGCCGAGGTCGAGGGACTCCGCCTCGCGACCCACGACATGGTCGAGCGGGTGAAGGGCCTCGACGCGGCGAAGACCTACCGCGCGACCGTCGAGTTCTCCGAACCCGTGACCGCGGCGGACCTGCGCGCGGCGCTCGACGAACTCGAGGGGACCACGGTCGACCAGCGTACGCCCCATCGGGTGAGCCACCGTCGCGCCGACATCGTCCGCACCCGGACGGTCTACGAGATCGACGGCGAACTGGCCGACGAGCGTCGCGCGACCGTCGACATCCGCGGCGAGGGCGGGCTCTACGTGAAGGAACTCGTCTCCGGCGACGAGGGGCGCACCGAGCCCAGCCTCGCGGGACTGCTCGGCGTCGGCGCGACGGTGACCGCGCTCGACGTGCTCAGCGTGGAGGGGGAGGACGAGCCGTTCGAACGGCCCGAGTTCTTCCGCGACGAACCCGTCGAGTGA